In Primulina eburnea isolate SZY01 chromosome 5, ASM2296580v1, whole genome shotgun sequence, a single window of DNA contains:
- the LOC140832939 gene encoding uncharacterized protein has product MGSSVISPEDVLETLMNDGTIDAMRLKIINQLKAKGELKSNAIKMMEQSKVLNTPGAEKQTKRELFDALRQELEGPVLEKASKSVWELILDQNGLGKEISETVERIFCQLSGRDPPLFPPPSNETHPEKEKKTASSSSSSKKRSFSEVSKEGVQVLANESSDGSAMTDNVTTSLSPHLGK; this is encoded by the exons ATGGGATCCTCTGTGATTAGCCCAGAGGACGTGCTGGAGACTCTCATGAACGATGGCACAATCGACGCAATGCGACTCAAGATAATCAATCAGCTCAAAGCCAAG GGGGAGCTGAAGAGTAATGCCATAAAAATGATGGAGCAGAGTAAGGTACTCAACACTCCTGGTGCTGAAAAACAGACAAAACGAGAGTTATTCGATGCACTTCGACAAGAGCTCGA AGGTCCTGTACTTGAGAAGGCATCCAAATCAGTATGGGAGTTGATTTTGGATCAAAACGGTTTGGGAAAGGAGATAAGTGAAACTGTTGAAAGAATATTTTGTCAACTAAGTGGTCGAGACCCTCCATTGTTTCCTCCACCAAGCAATGAAACCCATCCTGAGAAAGAGAAAAAGACCGCCTCGTCTTCCTCTTCATCCAAGAAAAGAAGTTTTAGCGAAGTGAGCAAGGAAGGAGTACAAGTACTTGCAAACGAGTCTTCTGATGGATCAGCCATGACTGATAATGTTACTACATCTCTATCACCACATTTGGGAAAATAG
- the LOC140832940 gene encoding DNA-directed RNA polymerases II, IV and V subunit 9A, giving the protein MSTMKFCCECNNILYPKEDKEQKILLYACRNCDHQEVSENNCVYRNEIHHSVGERTQVLQDVAADPTLPRTKSLRCPSCGHGEAVFFQATARGEEGMTLFFVCCNPNCGHRWRD; this is encoded by the exons ATGAGTACCATGAAATTTTGCTGTGAATG CAACAATATTTTGTATCCCAAGGAAGATAAAGAACAGAAAATTCTGCTTTATGCTTGCCGGAATTGTGATCATCAG GAGGTTTCCGAAAACAATTGTGTATACAGAAATGAAATACACCATTCTGTTGGGGAGCGCACCCAAGTTTTACAGGACGTAGCTGCAGATCCTACACTTCCACGTACAAAATCACTTCGTTGCCCCAGTTGTGGTCATGGAGAAGCTGTTTTCTTTCAG GCAACTGCTAGGGGAGAAGAAGGAATGACTCTGTTCTTTGTTTGCTGCAATCCAAACTGTGGCCATCGTTGGAGGGATTGA